GAAGATGAAAGGTGAGTTCAGCCTGACGTCAGCAGACCtgatttcctcctctgtgtttactcTGCTGAGAGTTTAGATAAAGTCTGCAGggacacagagtgtgtgtgtgtgtgtgtgtgtggtaactCACATAAAGTTAATATGTAGTTTCGCCCGTGAAACGCATCACAAATGTGttggagagagcgagagagagagagagagagagagagagcgagagagagagagagagagagcagcagtcCGAGCAGCAAAGAGAGAGGAGTCTCATCCAAACACTTGCTCTCTGACAGAGTCACATAGATTTACtcaccatcttcatcatcatcatcttcatcttcaccatcgtcatcatcatcatcttcatccatGTCAGTTCTTCCTCTGCGGGTGAAAATGTTGCAGCAGGTCTGGAGGTTGAAGGGCGTCGTCGTCCTCGTCTGCAGCCCGTTCATCCTGCTGCCGCTGGCCGTCAGCACCACGGTGAGACCACTTCACTGAGCCGTTCAGAAAACCAGTTTACCGAGCACTGACCAGTTCAATTTACCAGATTACAGATGAATTAACCAATTATTCAAACCTCTTTCCTGTAAAGTTTCCTTTAATGTCAAATGAACCAGTTGAATTCAAATATTCCAGTTAACTAAACCAGTTTGGTTGATCGATAACTAATCAGTGGACTAACCAGCCTAAAGAAGTAAACCAGTTTAGGGCTACCTAACCAGTGACCCTGAGCATGTGCAGCCCGTGTGAGCAGCTGGTCAGTGTGTTCATTCACAGCCTCCTGTCACTGTTTGACAAACCGGTTTAAGATTCACCCTGAAAGTTTTTCTctgaagagacacaaagaaaaacatgacatcAGGAGCAGCTGAGACCAGCTGCCGCTTCCTTCACAGAGGTCGCATTCAACCTCAGCGTGTTCGCAATACATTTCTGCTTTCAGACAATCAAACAGTCTGAAATGATCcaatgagaaacagcagcagtaaaacaaATGAACTGAGCTTCATTATGtttgaaatactgaaaaaacaaacGCCTGCAAATGTCTTTAAGTTAAACCAAACTTTCACCAAAGAAATCAAAATAATCTGATTAATTCCCATCAAATCCTGTTTAATGATGCATTTACAACCAGTGAAACCAGTTCTCTTATACTGGGACGTGGTCTGGTTCAGATTCTGTCCCTAAAAGGTTCCGGTATCTTTTCCCAGAAACCCACACTTCACAGATTcatcatcacagtgtgtgtgatgtttctttgtctgtccGTGGATGAAgctcagtgaaaacagagacGGTGTTTGGACAGAGTCCGTCCTGACCTCAGACCAGCAGCTTCCCAGCAGGACCAGAATCAAAGAATCTGTCTTTCGCCTCATTGTTGTCCCGTCGTCCTTGTGCAGTTTCACGTGTTCCTTCAGGACTTAGCTTCACGTGTTCGGtttcaaaatcaaatcagattCTGCCTTTTTAGAAACGTAGAATCAGGAACCTGCTCTGCTCCTTTAGATGAAGTCTCCTGAATCTTCACCAGCATTTTCCTTCTCATTAAATAAACAGTCCATCACAGGTACACACGCATGTTTCACACACTTCGACTCTCCGGCTTCACAGCTGGACTCGTGAGTCCAGCGGGTGGATGAAGGTGAACTCTCTCATCATCAGAGGCTCGAGCACAGCACTGACGGACTGTGAGATTTAATCTCAGGGTTTGACGCCCTCAGAGTCCACAGCATGAGTCTGTATCAACACTTCTCCAGTCTCTGCCAAAACAGTTTCATGTTGTTACATAATGAGAACATGAAGGTGACAGTGAGTTGAATCTGATCTGGATGTTACCTCACCCGTCAGTGACTTCATGGAAGGTTTATTCCATAAGACTCAAATCAAGAGAAACTTAAATTCTGGATTTAAAGGAGCCTGAGTTTATATCGATCGTCTGAACTTAGACTGAAGCTCTTTTAATCACCTTATCTGACTGCAACAAATCCTCCAACCTGAAGGACCGTACAGGTGCTTAGTCCCTGCTCTCTGATGAAACCCACCTGACATGTCACAGGTACCTGTGATAtaaccagctgctgctccaccgACCTGTGCAGGACAGTTTTTAACAGGAGGACAGTTTCTCTCATCACGTGATCTTCCTGTGCCGTGGttcagtgaagtgtgtgtgtgtgtgcgtgtgtgtgtgtctgtgtgtgtgtgtgtgtgtgtgtgtgtgtgtgtgtgtgtgcgtgcgtgtgtgtgtgcaggaagcTGCCTGTGCCTATGTCATAGCCCTCATGGCAGTGTACTGGTGTACTGAGGTGCTGCCGCTGGCGGTGACGGCGCTGCTGCCGACCATCCTGTTCCCCGTCCTCGGCATCATGGAGTCCAAAGACGTgagaccaaacacacacacacacactgtacaactACAACCACCATCTCTGCACACTACGCTCTTTACAACAAATCACTGTCCACAAACACTGGGATTTACACATTTTGGACAATGTCAGTAAAAAGTGAACACTGAGTCTTTGTAAAGACAGTTGTTGTGGCAGGGCTGTGGTACTGATGGACATTACACTCCAGAACTGTAGACTAAAGTAGAAAAAATGAAAGACCAAAAAGACCTCATAAAAACAGAGGTTAATTCTGAACTTAATCCTGTCGCGTATCAAATACGACAGATCTGGACCTTTGTTGACTGGTTCCCATTTAGCACTTGGACACGTCCATTTTCAGTGGCTCTGTAAAtggtttgtgtctttgttgctgTGCAGGTGTGTATGCAGTACCTGAAGGACACCAACATGCTGTTTGTTGGCGGGTTgatggtggccgtggccgtggaACACTGGAACCTCCACAAACGCATCGCGCTCagagtgctgctgctggtcgGGGTCCGACCCGCCCTGTGAGTTCCCTGGTCCCTGTAAACCTGCACCGAGCAGACGTACAGAGCTTATGATGCGATTGCACTACGACTCTGTTCTCAAGACCGTCGTCAGCcttataaaaacatacagtccACACCTGGTGGTAATCCACCTCAGAGATCACTGGTCATGATGAAGACTGTTGCTGCACCATCATGTTTTTCAccatttcttcttcctctgtcccgCAGGTTGATGCTGGGGTTCATGGGAGTGACGGCTTTCCTGTCAATGTGGATCAGCAACACAGCCACCACTGCCATGATGGTCCCCATCGTCCAGGCCGTCCTGGACCAGCTCCACAGCAATGTAGACACTGAGCCGTCCCCTAAAATCCAGAGCAGGACTGTCGCTCTTCACCAGGAACATCAGGAGAAAACCGTCAGCGTCCTGCAAACCGCTGCTCCGAACATCCTGGAGAAAGGTATAACTGACAAGGACTGTTTGTTGGACAGGATGGACCTGTAGATGTCTGTGAAGTTTCTCTGTCATCCAGGACATGGTTATCTGAATCGAGGCCAACAGGACGTCGTTATAGATACGtgagaacagaaaatgtgaccTTTATGTAAAGAGGAATAAAGTCAGGGAGCAGAGGTTGTGGTGGTGGATGGACATGTACGGTATAAGACCGTCATACAGGACGCTGGAGTTCGTGTTCACCTTTTACTAAACCACAaactttccctaaccttaaccatcccATCACACAAAGAGGCCAGACTAAATGAATCTTAGCTACTCACAATTGTGCAAAAGCTAAAAGTTTTAATAGCTAAAAGGGTTTTATGAAGTGTGACACTGAGTTTaatttgtatttaatgtttCCTCAGGTCTGAATGGAGAAATCCAGACACAGGGCAACTCAGAGAAAACCAGCAACCGAGAATGCAACACGTCCCCTGAGCATTTTGTCTTGTCAGAGGGTCAGATGGCCGGACAGGAGACTGTCAAACCAACACCACAAGACAAACCTCCATCAGACAGCACCGGCAGTGGACCTGGTGAGTCCACAGAGGGGATTCACTGTGAATcctgaaataaagaaaacctTCGATCTTTGTgtataaaatctgttttcagactgGTTTCCATCCGAACAGCAACACGTCAGTTCATTCAGTAAATTTCGACTCGTCTTAACTCACCTGTGTCACTCGTACATCGATGGTCCAAGCAACAGCTGGGCTTCAgtgtcttgcccaaggacacttgaACGCGTCTACGGGAGGAGGCTGGGgtccaaaaatgaaaatgaaccaaAATGATGTGAACTGTAGTTCCAAACCTTCGAGCGTAGTTACCCCCCACATGACAGAAGACAGCCTGTGAATGCAGAGCTTTTCAGCAGCCAACTCTTTAATCTCGGAGGTCGGAGTTTTCTTGGACATATAACTAAGGAGAGTTGCTGAGGACGATCTAAGGAAAGGTCAAAAGTGTATTACCACACCACAGTGAAGTAATTCAGAAGCCGACAGTGTTTGTCGTCTCTGCAATATTTCAAGAGCAAAGTTGTAATATTTTAAGAACAGCATAATATTACAAGACAGTCGTAATATTTTgaaaaaagtcatgaaaatgGAGCCAGAAGTTGAAAGTTTAGCTCATTATTTGTAGTTAATGAACTACGACATGTATGAAAGTCCTTTAAATGACgccacagactgtgtgtgttgcagtggtTGTGTCTGTGGAGACCGTCTGCTGTcagatggaggtggaggagctgagcgacgaggaggaggagaggaggaggatgagtaAAGGCCTCCTGCTGTGCGTGTGCTACGCTGCCAGCATAGGAGGCATCGCTACTCTGACAGGAACTGGACCAAACCTGGTCCTGGTCGGACAGATGAGCCAGTGAGcgctgacacacaaacacagatatcaACTAATCGGTCAGTCAGTACAGCGTGTCTTAAAACAGGAAGTCTTACTGTGAAATGAACCTTCCTGTCCGGTTCTTTGTCGTAGACTCTTCCCTCAGAACGGTGACGTGATCAACTTTGCGTCGTGGTTTGCGTTTGCCTTCCCCACCatggtgctgatgctgatgctcgCCTGGTTCTGGCTGCAGTTCCTCTACATTGGCTGCAAGTGAGTCACTTCAACAAACTCGCCAAGAATAAAACCGCAAAGTTCACCTGTTCTGTCGGTTACTGATTAAATGTACAGAGACTGaagttttgacttttactgTTTGGCTGCAGCCTGCGGAGGACGTGGGGTTGCGGGGCGGTCCAATCAGAGAAGGAGCGAGCGGCCTACAGGCTGATCAGGGACGAGCATCAGCGTCTGGGACCGATGAGTTATGGAGAGGTCAGCGTCCTGGCGCTTTTCATCCTCATGGTGGCGCTGTGGTTCACACGAGACCCCCGCTTCATGGCCGGCTGGGCCACGCACATCTTCAACGCAAAGGCTGAGTGAGTACTGACAGAGCGAAAGAGTGTacgttgttgttgtgttgtttgttttctcagaataatgaatgagaaaatgGTCAACCGAAGACATGGTGAGACAAAAGGTTTGACGTCATTGATGTCATGTGACACTGTTAGAGAAGGTCAACTCACAGCAACTCGCCTCATCTGCCAgcatccaaacacaaacagctttggCCTCGTCACCGTTTTTGTTAACTTCATTCAGTCACACACCCTCTGTCTGCAGATGCTCACAGCGTGGCGACAGTGTGTTTCGTTTCTTGATGTATTCAGACTAAAGGCTTCGTCGTCATGGTTCATAGCAGCGGACTCGTGGAAGAACTTGGTTTTGCTGCAGATGTTTGGTGGCTGGATGTTTTATTCATAAAGTTTTATTGTTG
This genomic stretch from Toxotes jaculatrix isolate fToxJac2 chromosome 12, fToxJac2.pri, whole genome shotgun sequence harbors:
- the LOC121190193 gene encoding solute carrier family 13 member 5-like; the encoded protein is MSVLPLRVKMLQQVWRLKGVVVLVCSPFILLPLAVSTTEAACAYVIALMAVYWCTEVLPLAVTALLPTILFPVLGIMESKDVCMQYLKDTNMLFVGGLMVAVAVEHWNLHKRIALRVLLLVGVRPALLMLGFMGVTAFLSMWISNTATTAMMVPIVQAVLDQLHSNVDTEPSPKIQSRTVALHQEHQEKTVSVLQTAAPNILEKGLNGEIQTQGNSEKTSNRECNTSPEHFVLSEGQMAGQETVKPTPQDKPPSDSTGSGPVVVSVETVCCQMEVEELSDEEEERRRMSKGLLLCVCYAASIGGIATLTGTGPNLVLVGQMSQLFPQNGDVINFASWFAFAFPTMVLMLMLAWFWLQFLYIGCNLRRTWGCGAVQSEKERAAYRLIRDEHQRLGPMSYGEVSVLALFILMVALWFTRDPRFMAGWATHIFNAKAEFVTDATVSLFVAVLLFVLPSEPPRYLCCWRSSDTESQVSQGPAPPLLTWQVTQKKMPWSIVLLLGGGFALAKGSEESGLSRWLGAQMTPLHSIPPWAIAIILCLLIATFTECASNVATATLFLPILASMSQSISLNPLYVMIPCTLSASFAFMLPVATPPNAIVFSSGFLKVSDMAKTGVVMNIIGIGCISLAINSWGRVMFSLDSFPSWANATAPV